In Geminicoccaceae bacterium, a single window of DNA contains:
- a CDS encoding DUF736 domain-containing protein: MAEIGTFTRTETGYAGELHSFGLHEKLFIVPAKPSDVKNAPDYRLRLDSEDGPDAGPAWKDSSENAGEFVSMRLEGPIFPFPIRAKLFQSNDDPSVWTLRWKHARKIEDEE; encoded by the coding sequence ATGGCAGAAATAGGCACCTTCACCCGCACCGAAACCGGCTATGCGGGAGAGCTTCATTCGTTCGGCCTCCACGAAAAGCTGTTCATCGTCCCGGCCAAGCCCAGCGACGTGAAAAACGCGCCCGATTATCGCCTGCGCCTCGACAGCGAGGACGGGCCGGACGCAGGCCCCGCATGGAAAGACTCCAGTGAGAACGCTGGCGAGTTCGTGTCGATGCGATTGGAGGGACCGATCTTTCCGTTCCCGATCCGCGCCAAACTGTTCCAGTCCAACGACGACCCTTCGGTCTGGACCCTGCGTTGGAAGCACGCCCGGAAGATCGAGGATGAGGAATGA
- a CDS encoding DUF2840 domain-containing protein produces the protein MTRRAHRSAHGRPLPDGPAPFTTLVELTFEKRKVEHWIRFGRKSYEHIIDRRRSVVGFAPGSVFAFVRWASGEHGTVVSRIDIVRAIGRGEPFQTLPFVRPGGEILLRLDGWPKVQRALVAIDAVDALGLDPADASPDHWRHVHNRLTANLEPHAYTPERHAAWLHRRRIEP, from the coding sequence ATGACCCGTCGCGCCCACCGCAGCGCGCACGGCCGTCCGCTGCCGGACGGGCCTGCGCCCTTCACCACATTGGTCGAGCTGACCTTCGAGAAACGCAAGGTCGAGCACTGGATACGCTTCGGCCGCAAGAGCTACGAGCATATCATCGACCGCCGCCGCAGCGTCGTCGGCTTCGCGCCGGGCAGCGTCTTCGCCTTCGTCCGTTGGGCATCTGGCGAGCACGGCACTGTCGTTTCGCGCATCGATATTGTGCGCGCCATCGGGCGCGGCGAGCCGTTCCAGACATTGCCCTTCGTGCGCCCCGGTGGCGAAATCCTGTTGCGCCTCGACGGCTGGCCCAAGGTGCAGCGTGCGCTTGTAGCTATCGACGCCGTGGATGCGCTCGGCCTCGATCCGGCCGACGCCTCGCCGGATCACTGGCGGCACGTCCACAACCGTTTGACCGCCAATCTGGAACCGCACGCCTACACGCCCGAGCGACATGCCGCTTGGCTTCACCGTCGAAGGATCGAGCCATGA
- a CDS encoding S26 family signal peptidase: MTRRRTLTVTALAVIGIAAASAVKTPTKLIWNATASAPVGFYTVEPADRIDVPELVAIMPPEPLASFMVERGYIARGVPLLKRVLGLPGQRVCRAGRTITVDGIEMGEALERDSLGRDLPVWQGCRVIGGDQLFLMNWEVRDSLDGRYFGPIPADSVIGRAVPLWTDEEGVGRYEWRAPTH; the protein is encoded by the coding sequence ATGACGCGCCGCCGCACCCTTACGGTGACGGCGCTGGCGGTGATCGGCATCGCCGCCGCAAGCGCGGTCAAGACGCCGACGAAACTCATATGGAACGCCACCGCCAGCGCGCCAGTCGGGTTCTACACCGTCGAGCCGGCAGACCGGATTGACGTGCCCGAGCTGGTCGCCATCATGCCGCCCGAACCGCTCGCCAGCTTCATGGTCGAGCGCGGCTATATCGCGCGAGGCGTCCCGCTCTTGAAGCGCGTCTTGGGCCTGCCCGGACAGCGGGTTTGCCGAGCCGGCCGCACGATCACGGTTGACGGGATCGAGATGGGCGAGGCGCTGGAGCGCGACAGCCTCGGCCGCGATCTGCCCGTCTGGCAGGGCTGCCGCGTCATCGGCGGCGACCAGCTTTTCCTCATGAATTGGGAAGTCCGCGACAGCCTCGACGGCCGTTATTTCGGACCCATCCCCGCAGATTCCGTCATCGGCCGAGCGGTTCCGCTCTGGACCGATGAGGAAGGCGTCGGCCGCTACGAGTGGCGCGCGCCGACGCACTGA
- a CDS encoding replication initiator protein A yields MLREDDHDPAQPTEDSERSRLDPFVVATGDAPPRDQRDLMERPFFSLAKTPRTKPILYKAADIEVQVFGMPEHGMATIWDADVLIWAASQIVAAENNGLTTSRFVRFTPYHLLRAIGRPTGNHQYRLLKAALARLQSTVIATTIRNGPHWRRRQFSWINEWEEMTTRAGRVEGMEFVLPEWFYNSVIDRSLVLTIDPAYFRLTGGIERWLYRVARKHAGHQRHGWVFEVAHLHQKSGSLARPSDFALDLRRIAARQQLPGYLLQIEREDGRELLRIRPESSSTGTVDNPVNAIGRSGARGIGTSGAALSADQAHEPQLTLWPETRNPTANLSNRESNSFSLTRAQAKRGAGSARRGEP; encoded by the coding sequence ATGCTGCGCGAGGACGACCACGACCCCGCACAGCCGACCGAGGACAGCGAGCGCAGCCGCCTAGACCCCTTCGTGGTCGCAACCGGCGACGCGCCGCCGCGCGACCAGCGCGACTTGATGGAACGGCCGTTCTTCTCGCTGGCGAAGACCCCGCGCACCAAGCCGATTCTTTACAAGGCCGCCGACATAGAGGTGCAGGTGTTCGGGATGCCCGAGCACGGCATGGCGACCATATGGGACGCCGATGTGCTGATATGGGCGGCCTCGCAGATCGTTGCGGCCGAGAACAACGGCCTCACCACTTCGCGCTTTGTCCGGTTTACGCCTTACCATCTGTTGCGCGCCATCGGGCGGCCGACCGGCAATCATCAATACCGGCTTCTGAAAGCCGCGCTCGCACGGCTGCAATCGACCGTCATCGCCACCACCATCCGCAACGGCCCGCATTGGCGTCGCCGGCAATTCTCATGGATCAACGAGTGGGAGGAAATGACGACGCGCGCCGGCCGCGTCGAGGGCATGGAGTTCGTCCTGCCCGAATGGTTCTACAACAGCGTCATCGACCGTTCGCTGGTCCTGACCATCGACCCGGCCTATTTCCGCCTGACTGGCGGCATCGAGCGATGGCTTTACCGCGTCGCCCGAAAGCACGCCGGGCACCAGCGCCACGGCTGGGTTTTCGAGGTCGCGCACCTCCACCAGAAATCCGGCAGCCTCGCCCGGCCGTCCGACTTCGCGCTCGACCTGCGCCGGATCGCGGCCCGCCAGCAACTTCCCGGCTACCTGCTCCAGATCGAGCGGGAAGACGGCCGCGAACTGCTGCGCATCCGCCCCGAAAGCTCATCAACAGGCACTGTTGATAACCCTGTTAATGCCATCGGCAGATCAGGCGCACGGGGTATCGGCACATCAGGCGCAGCACTATCGGCAGATCAGGCGCACGAACCGCAGCTAACGCTTTGGCCTGAAACGCGGAATCCGACCGCTAACTTATCTAACAGAGAATCTAACTCTTTTTCTTTGACGCGCGCGCAGGCGAAGCGTGGTGCCGGTTCTGCTCGAAGGGGCGAGCCATGA